One window of the Eucalyptus grandis isolate ANBG69807.140 chromosome 8, ASM1654582v1, whole genome shotgun sequence genome contains the following:
- the LOC120287045 gene encoding uncharacterized protein LOC120287045: MILSLTADEVLPPRLLFYVDEASYVEIDNCEIENYDKLNEALARGDHSWTALTLKLCSSLEVANKLVQSTHGNAGLLLEKVEELEKIIKRGNSAVAAVKAITITSVGDGKPSTGSEHVK, translated from the exons ATGATCTTAAGTCTTACAGCAGATGAGGTTTTGCCTCCTCGGCTGCTATTTTATGTGGATGAGGCTTCTTACGTGGAGATAGATAATTGCGAGATT GAAAACTATGACAAGTTGAATGAAGCACTTGCAAGAGGAGACCACTCATGGACTGCCCTAACATTAAAG TTGTGCAGTTCTCTGGAAGTGGCTAATAAGTTGGTCCAATCGACACACGGGAATGCTGGATTGCTGTTAGAGAAGGTTGAAGAGCTCGAGAAGATTATTAAAAGGGGAAATTCAGCTGTGGCAGCTGTGAAGGCTATCACCATAACTTCAGTTGGTGATGGAAAGCCTTCTACTGGCAGTGAACATGTAAAGTGA
- the LOC120287047 gene encoding TMV resistance protein N-like, translating into MKRNYHVFLSFRGTDVRQGFLSHLYVALDQKGIYTFVDSEELRKGEEISPALMRAIEESHVAIIVFSEHYASSRWCLEELLKIMECKEKMAEGVSVFYEWNPEK; encoded by the coding sequence ATGAAAAGGAattaccatgtgttcctcagtTTCAGAGGGACAGATGTCCGCCAAGGCTTCCTCAGTCATCTCTACGTGGCTCTGGACCAAAAAGGAATATATACTTTTGTGGATAGCGAGGAGCTTAGGAAAGGAGAGGAAATATCGCCGGCGCTCATGAGGGCAATTGAGGAATCACACGTTGCGATCATCGTTTTCTCTGAGCACTACGCTTCCTCACGGTGGTGTTTGGAAGAGCTCTTGAAaatcatggagtgcaaggagAAAATGGCTGAAGGTGTTTCTGTGTTTTACGAGTGGAACCCAGAGAAGTGA